A region of Saccharomyces mikatae IFO 1815 strain IFO1815 genome assembly, chromosome: 12 DNA encodes the following proteins:
- the CDA2 gene encoding chitin deacetylase CDA2 (similar to Saccharomyces cerevisiae CDA2 (YLR308W); ancestral locus Anc_4.47) — MRIQLNKIDMQCIFALSCLSQLVQGEANSKDLRQIDFKFPVLERAATKTAFPEWLSAFTGLKEWPGLDPPYIPLDFIDFNQIPDYKPYDQNHCDPVPRESCSFDCHHCIEHDDVYTCSKLSQTFDDGPSTSTTKLLDQLKHKSTFFNLGINIVQHPDVYHRMQKEGHLIGSHTWSHAYLPNISNEKIIAQIEWSIWAMNATGNHTPKWFRPPYGGIDNRVRAITRQFGLQAVLWDHDTFDWSLLLDDSGTTEQEILQNVINWNKTGTGLILEHDSTEKTVNLAIKINDVIGNDQSTISHCVGGIDYIKEFLS; from the coding sequence ATGAGAATACAACTGAACAAAATTGATATGCAATGTATTTTTGCGCTTTCTTGCTTAAGCCAACTTGTACAGGGGGAAGCTAATTCGAAAGATTTAAGACAAATCGACTTTAAATTTCCTGTACTAGAGAGAGCTGCTACAAAAACGGCTTTCCCAGAGTGGCTTAGTGCATTTACTGGATTAAAGGAATGGCCTGGGTTAGACCCTCCTTATATACCTTTAGATTTCATCGATTTCAATCAAATTCCGGATTACAAACCATATGATCAGAATCACTGTGACCCTGTTCCAAGAGAATCATGCTCTTTCGACTGTCATCATTGCATTGAGCATGACGATGTGTACACATGTTCTAAACTTTCTCAAACATTTGACGATGGTCCCTCTACTTCTACTACTAAACTATTGGATCAATTGAAGCACAAATCCACATTTTTTAACTTAGGAATCAATATAGTGCAACATCCAGATGTATATCACAGGATGCAAAAAGAAGGTCATTTAATAGGCTCACATACTTGGTCTCACGCATATTTGccaaatatatcaaatgaaaaaattatagCCCAAATTGAATGGTCCATCTGGGCAATGAACGCTACTGGTAACCATACACCCAAGTGGTTCAGACCACCTTATGGTGGAATAGATAATAGAGTGAGAGCAATTACAAGGCAGTTCGGCTTACAAGCTGTTTTATGGGACCACGACACTTTTGATTGGAGCCTCCTTCTCGATGATTCTGGAACAACTGAACAAGAAATCCTCCAAAATGTCATAAACTGGAATAAAACAGGTACTGGATTAATATTAGAACATGATTCAACAGAAAAAACTGTCAATCTTGCCATTAAAATTAATGATGTTATTGGTAACGATCAATCAACTATTTCTCATTGTGTTGGCGGAATTGATTACATCAAAGAGTTTTTGTCC
- the UBC12 gene encoding NEDD8-conjugating protein UBC12 (similar to Saccharomyces cerevisiae UBC12 (YLR306W); ancestral locus Anc_4.49), whose amino-acid sequence MLKLRQLQRKKQKENENSTAVHSHLSAARIRLKRDLDSLDLPPTVKLDVITSPDSTNRTHSPKLEITVNPDEGYYTHGSINFSLDFNEVYPIEPPKVACLKRIFHPNIDFKGNVCLNILREDWSPALDLQSIVTGLLFLFLEPNPNDPLNKDAAKLLCQDEKEFAEAVRSTMSGGSINHVKYDDIISREIKRSIT is encoded by the exons ATG TTGAAATTACGCCAAttacaaaggaaaaagcaaaaggaGAATGAGAATAGCACTGCTGTTCACTCTCACTTATCGGCAGCCAGAATTCGTTTGAAGAGGGATCTTGATTCGTTGGACCTCCCACCCACAGTGAAGTTGGACGTAATAACATCACCAGATAGCACGAATAGAACACATTCACCAAAATTGGAAATAACTGTAAATCCTGATGAAGGATATTATACCCATGGATCTATTAATTTCAGTTTGGATTTCAATGAGGTTTATCCAATTGAACCACCAAAAGTTGCTTGTTTGaagagaatttttcatccGAATATTGACTTTAAGGGGAACGTTTGTCTAAATATACTCCGAGAAGATTGGTCACCAGCTCTGGATTTGCAGAGTATTGTTACTGggcttcttttcttattccTGGAGCCTAATCCTAATGATCCCCTAAATAAAGATGCAGCAAAGTTACTCTGtcaagatgaaaaagaatttgcAGAAGCTGTAAGATCAACCATGTCTGGAGGTTCTATTAACCATGTTAAGTATGATGACATAATTTCTCGTGAAATTAAGCGTAGTATAACTTAA
- the CDA1 gene encoding chitin deacetylase CDA1 (similar to Saccharomyces cerevisiae CDA1 (YLR307W)), producing the protein MKIIRIVQCALLAGFSLKPGNCLASNGSTALMGEEDMQTPFPEWLTEFTNLTQWPGLDPPYIPLDYINLTEVPEFDRYFPGQCPKISREQCSFDCYNCVDVDDVTSCFKLSQTFDDGPAPATESLLEKLRQRTTFFVLGINTVNYPDIYEHILERGHLIGTHTWSHEFLPSLSNEEIVAQIEWSIWAMNATGKHFPKYFRPPYGAIDNRVRAIVKQFGLTVVLWDLDTFDWKLITNDEFRTEEEILQDIKAWKRQRKGLILEHDGSRKTVDVAIKINELIGSDQLTIAECIGDTDYIERYD; encoded by the coding sequence atgaaaataatcaGGATAGTACAGTGTGCATTGTTAGCaggattttctttgaaaccTGGGAATTGCCTTGCATCAAATGGGAGTACTGCATTGATGGGGGAAGAGGATATGCAAACACCTTTCCCAGAATGGCTGACAGAGTTTACAAACCTTACCCAATGGCCTGGACTCGACCCTCCTTACATTCCACTAGATTATATAAATCTTACCGAAGTACCAGAATTTGATAGGTACTTTCCTGGCCAGTGTCCAAAAATTTCCAGAGAGCAATGCTCATTCGACTGCTACAACTGTGTCGATGTTGATGATGTTACATCTTGTTTCAAACTCTCCCAAACTTTTGATGATGGACCCGCCCCAGCAACCGAGTCATTGCTAGAGAAATTGAGACAAAGGACtactttctttgttctAGGAATCAACACTGTTAATTATCCTGATATATACGAGCACATTTTAGAGAGAGGTCATTTAATTGGCACACATACATGGTCGCACGAATTTTTGCCAAGCTTATCAAATGAAGAGATTGTCGCCCAGATTGAATGGTCAATTTGGGCGATGAATGCCACAGGAAAGCACTTTCCCAAATACTTTAGGCCCCCATATGGCGCCATTGATAATAGGGTTAGAGCTATAGTTAAGCAATTTGGCTTAACAGTTGTCTTATGGGACCTTGATACATTTGATTGGAAATTAATTACAAATGATGAGTTTAGGACAGAGGAAGAAATACTTCAGGACATAAAGGCTTGGAAGAGGCAGCGAAAAGGTTTGATTCTAGAGCACGATGGTTCTCGAAAAACCGTTGATGTGGCTATTAAGATCAATGAACTAATTGGAAGTGATCAATTGACCATTGCAGAATGTATTGGTGATACAGACTACATTGAACGCTATGATTAA
- the DPA10 gene encoding Dpa10p (similar to Saccharomyces cerevisiae YLR307C-A; ancestral locus Anc_4.48), with the protein MSQKSISMIIKNLRATAKCYVPKSSPTSTTIPVIRDPSTTQCRRISSVNTLISKERYSPFSRNVHDKPVVICTDNEEVETVSEHVKV; encoded by the coding sequence ATGTCACAAAAAAGCATATCGATGATcataaaaaatttaagGGCAACTGCAAAATGTTATGTTCCAAAAAGCTCGCCCACATCAACAACTATCCCAGTTATAAGGGATCCTAGTACCACACAATGTCGTAGAATATCTTCTGTCAATACTCTTATAAGCAAGGAAAGATATTCTCCATTTTCCAGAAATGTCCATGATAAGCCAGTTGTTATTTGTACCGATAACGAAGAAGTGGAGACTGTATCGGAGCACGTAAAAGTCTGA